The Fundulus heteroclitus isolate FHET01 unplaced genomic scaffold, MU-UCD_Fhet_4.1 scaffold_923, whole genome shotgun sequence genome includes a region encoding these proteins:
- the LOC118562448 gene encoding myelin-associated glycoprotein-like, which translates to MDHDRKIMMCLILAVVFSPVFGQTWEATVVKTIDALVGSCVVLPCTFNHPGSQLPSSRLRGIWHRKDDKNEMFYHEDETKIQDSFKDRTKLLGHLGQKNCTLEILQVKDHDNGPFCFRIELVEKDDNKPNSDKFSFVEQCAEIRMLHDAPKPKLRPLKTIVQGKPSTVTCSIRHTCASHWPEITWSRGSKDEINEVHRDINGGIWETESILVFIPEEKDDHTDLTCTAKFHGGKSSISTFTLNVKRTDNYNHIIIPIVAIAVTALIFGLLCVLMVKKYKKRIQELQSQDGSMWNRMSRLSRRLRSGASGPTRSNQRRSIWSRFSRRPQRNEFDQSPNNATSCGGQTASKPRCPSPKSEPKSFNYKKGTDNNDVYMNTADLNLYGNV; encoded by the exons ATGGACCATGACAGAAAGATCATGATGTGTTTGATTTTAGCtg TTGTTTTCAGCCCTGTGTTTGGACAAACCTGGGAGGCCACTGTTGTAAAAACCATTGATGCACTGGTCGGCTCTTGTGTTGTGCTGCCCTGTACATTCAATCATCCTGGTAGTCAACTGCCTAGCTCCAGACTCAGGGGCATCTGGCATCGTAAAGATGACAAGAATGAGATGTTCTACCATGAGGATGAAACAAAGATACAGGACAGCTTTAAGGACCGAACAAAGTTGCTGGGACACCTGGGTCAAAAAAACTGCACCTTAGAAATACTTCAAGTTAAAGATCATGACAACGGCCCTTTCTGTTTCCGCATTGAATTAGTGGAAAAAGATGACAACAAACCCAATAGTGATAAGTTCTCCTTTGTTGAACAATGTGCTGAAATCAGAATGCTCC ATGACGCACCTAAACCCAAACTGCGTCCATTAAAGACAATCGTTCAAGGAAAACCCAGCACTGTCACCTGTTCCATCCGCCACACCTGCGCCTCCCATTGGCCTGAAATTACATGGAGTCGAGGAAGTAAGGATGAAATCAATGAAGTTCATAGAGACATTAATGGAGGGATCTGGGAAACAGAGTCCATCCTGGTGTTCATTCCTGAGGAGAAGGATGACCACACCGACCTCACCTGTACAGCAAAATTTCATGGAGGGAAGAGCTCCATCTCAACGTTCACACTCAACGTAAAGC GCACAGACAACTACAACCACATCATCATTCCCATTGTTGCAATAGCTGTCACTGCTTTGATCTTTGGACTTCTCTGTGTGTTGATGGTGAAGAAGTACAA GAAACGTATTCAAGAGCTTCAAAGCCAGGATGGCAG CATGTGGAACAGGATGTCTAGACTGTCTCGCCG GCTTCGTTCTGGTGCCTCAGGACCAACCCGTTCTAACCAAAG AAGGTCTATTTGGAGCCGATTTTCGAG GAGACCTCAAAGGAACGAGTTTGATCAGAG CCCCAACAATGCAACCTCCTGTGGTGGACAGACTGCGAGCAAGCCTCGCTGCCCATCTCCAAAAAG TGAGCCAAAATCCTTCAATTACAAAAAG GGGACTGATAACAATGACGTCTACATGAATACAGCAGACCTAAATCTTTATGGAAATGTATGA